In Euphorbia lathyris chromosome 9, ddEupLath1.1, whole genome shotgun sequence, the following are encoded in one genomic region:
- the LOC136206070 gene encoding auxin transporter-like protein 1, whose translation MISSDTYFIFEVSNASGIKVAQVLLTLPYSFSQLGMVSGIVFQVFYGLVGSWSAYLISVLYIEYRSRKKKENFNFKNHVIQWFEVLDGLLGPYWKALGLAFNCTFLLFGSVIQLIGCASNIYYINDHLDKSTWTYIFGACCATIVFIPSFHNYRIWSFLGLGMTTYTAWYLTVAALVHGQVDGVTHSGPKKLVLYFTRATNIL comes from the exons GTAGCTCAAGTACTATTGACACTGCCTTATTCTTTCTCTCAACTGGGTATGGTGTCAGGGATTGTATTCCAAGTATTCTACGGACTTGTTGGAAGCTGGAGTGCTTATCTTATCAGTGTACTCTACATTGAGTACAGAAGCCGAAAGAAGAAAGAGAACTTTAACTTCAAAAACCATGTCATACAG TGGTTTGAAGTGCTTGATGGGTTACTGGGTCCATACTGGAAAGCTCTAGGACTTGCTTTCAACTGTACTTTCCTTCTCTTCGGATCTGTAATTCAGCTTATTGGTTGTGCCAG TAACATATATTACATCAATGACCATCTGGACAAGAGCACATGGACATACATTTTTGGAGCTTGCTGTGCTACAATTGTTTTCATACCCTCTTTCCATAACTATCGTATTTGGTCCTTTCTTGGTCTGGGTATGACCACTTACACTGCCTGGTATTTAACCGTAGCTGCTCTTGTTCATGGCCAG GTGGACGGAGTAACACACTCCGGTCCAAAAAAGCTAGTGCTATACTTCACCAGAGCCACCAATATCCTCTAA